The DNA window CAGATATACCGGATCTGATATATGTGACCTGCACCGCTGAGGAACAGACTCTGCATACCAAATGACATGATACTGAGTGTGATATAATGtcaatgtgtgtgcgtgtgtgtgtgtgtttctgtgtgtgcagatcCAGGCATCATCAGGAGAGGTGAAGTATGCGGGACCCATGGACTGTGTCAAACAGCTGTACAAAGAGTCCGGGATCAGAGGAATCTACAGAGGCACCGCTCTGACTCTCATGAGAGGTAGGCCTCAGCAAATAATCGATACTGTATTTATATCTTGAAATAAGCAAGCCAGactccagaaaaaaagttggtgtTGTATAtgtttgcaaaccacagatatgttacatttctaCGTTATCGTGTGCAGATACATCAAAACTTTACGTTTCAACAACACagtggttaacgtgtggttaggtttacCACAAATGCCACATTTATAGTTGggaaagatcatattttggcttaagaTATCTGAATTTGGTCGAACAGTCCCACCTGAAAACACAGTGGTCACCATCACGGCCCCCCACAGGACACAGGCTCTAATCCAGCCCCAGagtctgaaaacattaatgttaaGCTAAATCAGTTGTTATGTGTTACATTAACGCACACTGGACTGGATTTCTGTACACTGCACACTGCAGGTCAACTTAATTATTTAGACTTAAGATATTTGCATTGTAACTCTACTTCCAAAAAACTGTACAatccctccattgcaccttttgtatatacattttgtgttctttatattatattttgtcattttatatatttaaattgcttctatattaTTTATCTTATGTcctattctatttaaatttactatttttattctacctttatgttattttgttttgcaccaaaacaccaagtcacattccttgtatatgtaaacgtatttggcaataaaaccagatTCTGATTCCAGAAACACATTGATtgatccctaaaaaaaaaaacaacatttgctgtttgaaaaggttaaaaacaactggttttgttgtttgttggtctcacaCATTGGTATGTAGCCACAGGCGTCTCGCCGCGTGAATTCTGATGTCACTTAAAACGGCGTCAGTTGGGGCTGAAgacttaaaaaatgagaaagatttTGGGGTGTGGAGCTAGAAGGAACTGAGCTTACCAGACCTCTCTAGCCTGCTCCTCATCTCTGCCTGAGGCGAACAGCTCAAGGTCACATTAGCTGCTACTTACATGACACACCTGATGCTCCAAAGGACGTGTCAGccaggttttgtgtgtgtatgtgtacatatatgtatatatatacatatctaAATGTATACTGACATCTGCCATGAGCTGCGTAGAGTGCATTGAGAGGGGACCCCTATTAACTTTGTGCCCGCcttctgcagcatttttttcttttttgttttccttcatgATTCTGACGTTCTTAgagtttgtgtatgtgtctcGTATCGTCGTCCTCATCCAGCATTAACTTGTGGCCACTGCTAGTTTTCTTGAggttgtttattatttatttatttatttgatggtTTAAAATACAGAGACAATGCACATTTctaaacattactgtaaatatgCCGGTTTAGCCAAGTTGGCTAATTTTCAATCGTAGTCTCTGGGGCAGGTGACATGAGCAcgataataattaaaatgcattaaaaacagcACTATGCCTACTTATAAGATACATCGCATACAATACATTACAATACATTACAGCACatgcaataaaatacaaatgtttcaGAGAAAATGGTCACACACTTGACCATCTATGAAACATATTATGTTGTCATGATTTTTAATGTCTTCAGTATTGCCCTGACAAGCTGCTTCAGTTGAAGCACGGGTATTTTGGAGTTTAAgagttcagttattttttctcagGTGCTTTAAAGAGGTTTTAACCTGATGACTGCCAGACATCTGGGTGAATAGCTGTTTGACATGCAGTCTAATAGCACCCACGTTTGTAATAGTTTTTCTGGCCAGTGGTGTCGCAGTGGGGGAGAAAGTGGGATTATTGGtaattttgtatgtattttattttatttagtcaaTAGTGccataacaacaataaaaatggctgaatgaATTAATTGAAAGACTAAActttgtataaaataaaaaggaggcCTCTCTCACCCcttaaaggcacaaaatggtttagtccacccTAGCACCAGGATTTGTCTCAAACGTAGTTAAAGCTGAGTGAGTGACTGCTCTTGCTGCTGGAACACCAGTGTATGCTATCATGTCTTTCCCCAAGAAAGGGAAATTAGGGTtccaaaaaagaagagaaaaggtAACGAAagcaaactgacaaaaaaacggttaaaaaataaaatagaaagagAGGAAGGGCGGGGAGGCCCACACAGACCACTTATACATAGGGCCCAGAATTTAGCCCCTCACTCCCATGAGCCGTGACTAAAATACTTGTGAGATAATTTTCTtaaagtgttattattattttgtctacCCTGTTGCAGGTTTATTATCACAGCGTCTCAGTTAATGCGTCTGCATGTATCAAGGACAACATGTTATGTATGTATCCGTCATCTGATGAGATTAactctgtaacattttaaattcatattaaaCCTTTTATATATTCTGTCAGAGGAAGTAAAGTACTGTAGGTTTGCATCGAAATATTCACGtgtatccatttatttattgatcgGTTACTTCTATTTCATATGTTATGGAGGTTTTGGAGCAGCTTAAGAGACTGCTTTTATCGTTTTGTCACTCAGATGTTCCAGCCAGCGGCATGTACTTCACATCCTACGAGTGGTTGAAGAACCTCCTCACACCAGCAGGAAAAAGGTGAATATTTGTTCTATCTTCATGGTATTTACAACTGCCTGTTAAATTGTTCAAAAGCGGTTGGACCTGTTTACCGGATGGACCTGTTGTCTTCTCCCTGCAGCCAGAATGAGCTCAGCGTCCCCAGTGTGCTGTTTGCTGGGGGGATGGCTGGAATCTTTAACTGGGCGGTTGCAATTCCAGCGGATGTACTCAAGTCTCGTTTCcaaacaggtttgttttttagatgccacaaatgtttgaaaatgtcgAGTTCACAGGCTGCTTCTACATCTTTTTGCCAgctgtgttttgatttttaaaatgtctcttaTATTAAATTCCATGTGGCAGTAAAGAGGTCTTAATTAAACGTAGGATCCTGAGGCGACTCGAGGAAAGTTCGGTCTTTGTGAAGATTCTCCATCATAAAAGTAGTACGACATATAGAAGTACATTGTTAATGGAAACTGGGTTTAAGGGAGAGGTAAAAATTCCCAGCTGTCTGCACCAGCCCTAATGACCAAAGAAGCCTCTGATGAGTTATGATCACCTCTACGAGAGTAAAACAAGTCTAGTTGACTCTGTCTTTACATTGTCCACATGATGAAGATAACTTTTTCTTCAGGTTTgttcttaaaatgtgtttactaTGTCTCTCCCGCAGCTCCTGAAGGGAAATATCCCAACGGCTTTCGGGATGTACTGCGGGAGCTGATCAGAGAGGAGGGAGTGGGCTCTCTGTATAAAGGCTTCAATGCTGTCATGCTCAGAGCTTTCCCTGCAAACGCAGTGAGTGCACTTTACTTATTCTTCAGCTTCAGTAACTCTGTGATTTGGACACCAAGCACTGTTCAGCtttaggagagaaaaaaatgtggtcataaatataaagtttgtttatttgtcatttccACATATAATGGTGCCAACACAAAAAACACGAAACACAGCAGAGTCACAAACATcgtaaataagaaaaaagagaagtacTTCAACgaatgaaaaacagctgaataaaaCAGTGAGATTATTTCCCAATGTTGGCAGTCAATATTATGATGGAATAACagttattgtaaatatactGCATATCAATatgaatgtaaatataaataatagtgTACAACTAAATTATAACAACTTGAGGTATATCAAGCAGGATAAATGGTAcagtggaaatttaaaaaaaaagattcttgcTGATTCTATATGATTAATAAATATGCAATGAAAATCAGTATTGTCATTAGGATATGGTAGATACTGGAAAAATGacgaacaaaaacaaactacaacGATGTTATGGTAGAGATCAGATGGCGTCACTACACTGATCTGCAATAAGAGCAatttaaagaagtttttttttttttttcgtaagAGCAAAACTACAGCTATAGACTAAAAATGTATCATCCAAACACACagtatattttaacattttggcacAATCCATCTTGTGAGGGGAAAGGGTAACAATATAAACACCAGGTGTTTAACTGTGCATTTAACTAAGAAAATAAGGGTTACTGTGAACAACAAAAGGTGAGGCAAAACTATAACGGAGCGATGTTAAAACCCATCACTGTCACAAAATAAAGAGTTtattctttgtgtgttttcttccagGCT is part of the Plectropomus leopardus isolate mb unplaced genomic scaffold, YSFRI_Pleo_2.0 unplaced_scaffold58, whole genome shotgun sequence genome and encodes:
- the slc25a20 gene encoding mitochondrial carnitine/acylcarnitine carrier protein, whose product is SIQTRVFFCLSQVRLQTQPLPKPGESALYAGTLDCFKKTLAKEGVKGLYKGMAAPIIGVTPMFAICFLGFGVGKKLQQKHPNDILTYPQLFAAGMLSGVFTTVIMTPGERIKCLLQIQASSGEVKYAGPMDCVKQLYKESGIRGIYRGTALTLMRDVPASGMYFTSYEWLKNLLTPAGKSQNELSVPSVLFAGGMAGIFNWAVAIPADVLKSRFQTAPEGKYPNGFRDVLRELIREEGVGSLYKGFNAVMLRAFPANAACFLGFELAMKFLNWIAPNL